The Brassica napus cultivar Da-Ae chromosome C7, Da-Ae, whole genome shotgun sequence genome has a segment encoding these proteins:
- the LOC125590150 gene encoding flowering-promoting factor 1-like protein 1, which yields MSGVWVFNKNGVMRLVENPYNQSAGDSSESSSSGGNQQQRLRRKILVHLPTNEVVSSYGALERILKGLGWERYYNEDNVDHLLQFHKRTSIDLISLPRDFSKFNSIHMYDIVVKNPNVFHVRDM from the coding sequence ATGTCTGGTGTGTGGGTGTTCAACAAGAACGGAGTGATGAGGCTGGTTGAGAATCCTTACAACCAATCCGCTGGAGATTCGTCAGAGTCTTCCTCCTCCGGTGGTAACCAGCAGCAGAGGCTGAGAAGGAAGATCCTTGTCCATCTTCCGACCAACGAAGTTGTCTCTTCGTACGGAGCACTTGAGAGGATTTTGAAGGGTCTTGGATGGGAGAGGTACTACAATGAAGACAACGTCGATCATCTCCTCCAGTTCCACAAGAGAACATCGATCGATCTCATCTCACTCCCCCGCGACTTCTCAAAGTTTAACTCTATCCATATGTATGATATCGTCGTCAAGAACCCTAACGTCTTCCATGTCCGGGACATGTAG
- the LOC106409280 gene encoding protein CHROMOSOME TRANSMISSION FIDELITY 7-like: MQAKINSFFKPSSSPSPSPIADVSATTPEADDGLAVWEKSRNVIVNTYERRSATVNRSEVLKGCIGNPPLRKGSSFGSKNLSKKRSYTQFHLELGQSDFLLRHCSECGATYAPGDELDEKSHQSFHKDYMYGIPFKGWQNERVFASPSFNKNRIVMVLLETDSPAHRNKVQEVVKMMEVELGEGWILHKRCKVYLYVSSQRISGCLVAEPIKEAFKIKSPLEDEKRLKKESSSLPSTSIQFGNIVLQRQVSKRCRESNGKLDNGAIVCEEEAKPAVCGIRAIWVSPSNRRNGLATRLLDTARESFSSECVLEKSQLAFSEPSCLGRAFGSNYFGTCSLLVYKAQVERLD, encoded by the exons ATGCAAGCAAAGATCAACTCTTTCTTCAAgccctcttcttctccttctccgtcTCCCATCGCCGACGTCTCAGCAACAACACCAGAAGCAGACGATGGTTTAGCCGTGTGGGAGAAAAGTCGAAACGTCATCGTTAATACCTACGAGCGTCGATCCGCCACGGTCAATAG AAGTGAAGTGCTTAAGGGATGCATCGGGAATCCACCACTGAGGAAAGGATCTTCTTTTGGGTCGAAAAACCTCAGCAAGAAGCGGAGTTATACACAGTTCCACTTAGAGTTGGGCCAATCTGATTTTCTTCTCAGACATTGTTCAGAGTGTGGAGCTACGTATGCTCCTGGGGATGAGTTAGATGAGAAGAGCCATCAAAGCTTTCACAAGGACTATATGTATGGTATCCCCTTTAAG GGCTGGCAGAACGAGAGAGTGTTCGCATCGCCTTCTTTCAACAAGAACCGCATTGTTATGGTGTTATTGGAAACGGATTCTCCTGCACACAGAAACAAG GTGCAAGAGGTTGTGAAGATGATGGAGGTTGAGTTGGGTGAGGGTTGGATTCTTCACAAACGTTGTAAG GTATATCTATATGTCTCCTCTCAGAGGATCAGTGGATGTTTAGTTGCGGAGCCAATTAAGGAAGCATTTAAGATCAAATCTCCTCTTGAGGATGAAAAGCGGTTAAAGAAAGAGAGCTCTTCTTTGCCTTCAACGTCCATTCAGTTTGGAAACATTGTGTTGCAAAGACAAGTATCAAAAAGATGTCGAGAATCTAATGGCAAATTGGATAACGGAGCCATTGTATGTGAAGAGGAAGCTAAACCGGCTGTTTGTGGGATCAGGGCTATCTGGGTCTCGCCTTCGAACAGAAGAAATGGCTTAGCTACACGGTTACTTGATACCGCGAG GGAAAGCTTCAGCAGTGAGTGCGTTTTGGAGAAGTCGCAGTTGGCGTTTTCTGAACCAAGCTGTTTGGGAAGAGCTTTTGGATCCAATTATTTTGGAACTTGTTCACTCTTAGTTTACAAAGCTCAAGTAGAAAGGCTCGATTAA
- the LOC106408780 gene encoding uncharacterized protein LOC106408780, with the protein MQGHEEDHRTDLKLHIVNKVGAERCTRYFYYLGRFLSQKVTKSEFDKSCHRLLGRENLPLHNKLIHSILRNASLAKSPPPNHNTNDHVWSAKVALRDRPSPLVPNGKVESLLLHCRDDKCGNRNMEKGDSGPFAYHRSSSQYADERGKVVAAPVRILTLSTSTVVAAPLGGARRAVPVSNRSDFISCYGSGGLSSDAEMLRKRMESIAVAHGLGGVSPECSSMLNSMLDVYLKKLIKSCVDLSGARSTDGNQRHGLQIQTSNQPSDTTQEQHLVSLLDFRAAMELNPSQLGEHWPLLRERLLMRSSEEREGKCLVCWILQIV; encoded by the coding sequence ATGCAAGGTCATGAAGAAGATCACAGGACTGACCTGAAATTGCATATTGTGAACAAGGTTGGGGCTGAGAGATGTACAAGGTATTTTTATTACTTGGGTAGGTTTCTGAGTCAGAAGGTTACCAAGAGCGAGTTTGATAAGTCATGCCACCGTCTTTTAGGGAGGGAGAATCTTCCTCTGCACAACAAGTTGATTCACTCCATCTTGAGAAATGCATCCCTTGCTAAATCCCCACCACCTAACCATAATACGAATGATCATGTTTGGTCAGCCAAGGTGGCGTTAAGAGACAGGCCTAGTCCACTTGTGCCAAACGGCAAGGTTGAGAGTCTGTTGTTGCATTGTAGAGATGACAAATGCGGTAATAGAAACATGGAGAAGGGGGACTCTGGTCCCTTTGCTTATCATAGATCATCAAGTCAGTATGCTGACGAAAGAGGTAAGGTCGTCGCAGCTCCAGTTAGAATATTGACTCTTTCCACGAGCACTGTAGTTGCTGCACCTCTAGGTGGGGCCCGCAGAGCAGTTCCAGTTTCGAACAGGTCTGACTTCATTAGCTGCTACGGCAGTGGTGGGTTGTCGTCAGACGCAGAGATGCTGAGAAAGCGGATGGAGAGTATTGCAGTAGCACATGGTCTTGGGGGTGTTTCACCTGAGTGTTCTAGTATGTTAAATAGCATGTTGGACGTGTACCTGAAGAAACTGATTAAGTCATGCGTTGATTTGTCTGGAGCTCGGTCCACGGATGGAAACCAACGTCATGGTTTGCAGATACAAACTAGCAACCAACCGTCTGACACAACGCAAGAACAACATCTGGTGTCTTTGCTTGATTTTAGAGCTGCAATGGAGCTTAATCCATCTCAACTTGGGGAACACTGGCCATTGCTTCGGGAGAGACTTTTGATGCGTTCGTCTGAGGAACGAGAAGGAAAATGTTTGGTATGTTGGATACTACAAATTGTCTGA
- the BNAC07G50990D gene encoding uncharacterized protein BNAC07G50990D: MDRWSGKRAIEGRPDTKKGSGVVLRDRFNNSICSDEKKSMKFTRFVGSSYKKEKAVWSSTSSRSSPNGKEVIGTSSKIPVSISSSSSVKNEKQPQIVTDSSESSKGSEDEVETEISEEPRVHKKVMESSDLPSSSRAKKGFRQRFGLSKQDFRPGPSSQSTNRGCSPLLSGFGLEKRLGGKVDTISKRRVYGESSSSSSARGKKIVSELPSEERRLVFNPRGGSVSDTRRARHCILNDASVGSQRSVNRGDSRIRFSNRGSGGRNGLSSITTREMSQSETSNNLSSPVSLELFSGFPDFGSLSSQDSFRNYNLDGISEILPELDRIEQDIELNYEELLIMETGLLLGGLSFYDQHRDMRLDIDNMSYEELLALEERIGTVSTALTEEAISKSLKTSIYLMKPSSDHKEDAKCSICQEEYTIGDEVGRLHCEHAYHLKCVQEWLRMKSWCPICKTTADTSSSK, translated from the exons ATGGACCGGTGGTCAGGCAAAAGAGCCATTGAGGGGCGACCTGACACAAAGAAGGGTTCTGGTGTTGTCCTGCGAGACAGATTTAACAACAGTATCTGCAGTGATGAGAAAAAATCTATGAAGTTCACTCGGTTCGTTGGCTCTTCATACAAGAAAGAGAAAGCAGTTTGGTCTTCAACTTCAAGCCGCTCTTCCCCAAATGGGAAGGAAGTCATTGGAACTTCCTCTAAGATTCCTGTCTCTATCTCTAGCTCCTCTTCTGTTAAAAATGAGAAACAACCTCAGATAGTTACGGACTCATCAGAGAGCAGCAAAGGTAGCGAAGACGAGGTAGAGACAGAGATCTCGGAAGAACCAAGAGTTCACAAGAAAGTTATGGAATCCTCAGACTTGCCATCAAGCTCAAGAGCCAAGAAAGGATTTAGGCAGAGATTTGGGTTGAGCAAGCAAGATTTTCGTCCTGGTCCTTCTAGCCAGTCAACAAACCGTGGATGCAGCCCGTTGCTAAGTGGTTTTGGATTGGAGAAAAGACTTGGTGGGAAGGTGGATACAATCAGTAAGAGAAGAGTTTATGGAGAAAGCAGCTCTAGCTCCTCAGCTAGAGGTAAAAAGATAGTATCAGAACTACCTTCCGAAGAGAGACGTCTTGTCTTTAACCCGAGAGGAGGTTCTGTCTCAGATACTAGACGAGCAAGGCATTGCATTCTGAATGATGCTTCAGTTGGGAGTCAGAGATCAGTAAATAGAGGTGACAGCCGCATTAGATTCTCAAACCGAGGGAGTGGTGGTAGAAATGGTTTATCCTCTATTACAACAAGAGAGATGTCTCAGAGTGAGACATCAAACAATCTCAGTTCTCCTGTCTCTTTGGAGCTCTTCTCTGGTTTCCCAGACTTTGGTTCTTTATCCAGTCAAGACAGTTTCCGCAATTACAATTTAGATGGGATCTCTGAG ATTTTGCCAGAACTTGATAGGATTGAACAAGATATTGAGCTTAATTACGAGGAACTGCTTATCATGGAGACAGGTTTACTTCTCGGTGGGCTAAGCTTCTATGACCAACACCGTGACATGAGGCTAGACATTGATAACATGTCCTATGAG GAACTATTAGCTTTAGAAGAGAGAATTGGTACAGTAAGCACTGCTCTCACAGAAGAAGCCATATCAAAGAGCTTGAAAACAAGCATCTATCTGATGAAACCTTCAAGTGATCACAAGGAAGATGCGAAATGCAGCATCTGCCAG GAAGAGTATACAATAGGTGATGAAGTTGGAAGGCTACACTGTGAGCACGCATACCATTTGAAGTGTGTGCAAGAATGGTTGCGGATGAAGAGTTGGTGCCCAATCTGCAAAACCACTGCAGATACCTCCTCCTCTAAGTAA